The proteins below come from a single Streptococcus porcinus genomic window:
- the scpB gene encoding SMC-Scp complex subunit ScpB: protein MTHLSKIEALLFVSGEEGLSLRQLANLIHLSPTALQQQMEKLAEKYEEDADSALCLMESAQTYKLVTKNAYAELLKSFAKAPINQSLSRASLEVLSIIAYKQPITRLEIDDIRGVNSSGALSKLLAFELVKEAGKKEVIGRPNLYVTTDYFLDYMGINHLDDLIDVSSLEIEDQEIALFQNND from the coding sequence ATGACTCATTTATCAAAAATCGAAGCATTGCTCTTTGTTTCCGGAGAAGAAGGCTTGAGTTTGCGGCAGCTAGCAAACTTAATCCATCTATCACCGACAGCACTGCAACAACAAATGGAAAAATTAGCTGAAAAATATGAAGAAGATGCAGATTCAGCTCTTTGTTTAATGGAATCAGCCCAAACTTACAAGTTGGTTACTAAAAATGCTTATGCCGAATTATTAAAGAGTTTTGCGAAAGCACCAATTAATCAAAGTTTATCACGGGCGAGTCTAGAAGTTCTATCCATTATTGCTTATAAGCAACCCATAACACGTTTAGAAATTGATGATATTAGAGGTGTTAATTCGAGTGGTGCTTTGAGTAAGTTGCTAGCCTTTGAGCTGGTAAAAGAGGCTGGTAAAAAAGAAGTAATTGGTCGACCAAATTTATATGTCACAACTGATTATTTCTTGGATTATATGGGTATTAATCACTTGGACGACTTAATAGACGTGTCGAGTTTAGAAATTGAAGACCAAGAGATTGCTCTTTTTCAAAACAATGATTAA
- a CDS encoding segregation/condensation protein A, translating to MDIKLKDFEGPLDLLLHLVSKYQVDIYEVPIVEVIEQYLSYIETLHAMKLELAGEYMLMASQLMLIKSRRLLPKIVEAEPEADNPEFALLSKIEEYSRFKELSQALGEQHNRRALFYSKPKQELIFEDTVLREDKTITDLFLAFSKIMAVKQEEFKQNHTVIEREDFLIEDMMEHLEGKLNKQKQLVLTDVFKECTSLNEVITLFLATLELIKVQVAKVQQADTFADIILIKEMS from the coding sequence ATGGATATAAAATTAAAAGATTTTGAAGGCCCCTTAGATTTACTCCTGCATTTAGTTTCCAAATATCAAGTTGATATTTACGAAGTGCCTATTGTAGAAGTCATTGAACAATATTTAAGTTACATTGAGACACTTCATGCTATGAAGTTAGAATTAGCAGGGGAATATATGTTGATGGCTAGTCAGCTTATGTTGATCAAAAGCCGTCGCCTTTTACCTAAAATTGTCGAAGCTGAACCAGAAGCTGATAATCCAGAATTCGCACTTTTGAGCAAAATTGAGGAATATAGTCGCTTTAAAGAGTTGAGTCAAGCTTTAGGAGAGCAACATAATCGTAGAGCTCTGTTTTATTCAAAACCAAAACAAGAATTGATTTTTGAAGATACTGTCTTACGAGAAGACAAAACCATTACAGATCTCTTTTTAGCCTTTTCGAAAATAATGGCTGTCAAACAAGAAGAATTCAAACAAAATCATACAGTTATTGAGCGTGAGGATTTTCTTATTGAAGACATGATGGAGCATTTGGAAGGTAAGTTAAACAAGCAAAAACAGCTTGTTCTCACTGATGTCTTTAAAGAATGTACTAGTCTCAATGAAGTCATTACTTTATTTTTAGCGACACTAGAATTAATCAAGGTTCAAGTAGCTAAAGTTCAGCAAGCAGATACTTTTGCAGATATCATTTTAATAAAGGAAATGTCATGA
- the xerD gene encoding site-specific tyrosine recombinase XerD, whose protein sequence is MINLVEVFLEQKHLSDNTKSAYRYDLLQFVNMISEKLSQERLTLYKQQIAHLSKSAKRRKFSTVNQFLLFLYQSGNYNSYLRIDEKISQNDTNQIEKQNLDRQLFYQNSTEKIGQTIALLILELGLLPSEIAMIKVADCSLAFQSLRIYRQGNVRVLQLPKVLLPFLESILDNDALFLFDHKGQAFSRQWFFTQLKAFLITIGCSHLNAQDLRHHYILKEKAAGKSLLELSQLLGLKSPITLEKYYKM, encoded by the coding sequence ATGATTAATCTGGTAGAAGTTTTCCTTGAGCAAAAACACTTATCTGACAATACTAAATCGGCTTATCGCTATGATTTATTGCAATTTGTTAACATGATTTCAGAAAAACTAAGCCAAGAAAGGCTAACCTTGTATAAGCAACAAATTGCTCATTTGAGTAAGTCGGCCAAACGTCGAAAATTTTCAACAGTCAATCAGTTTCTTCTCTTTCTTTATCAATCTGGAAATTACAATAGCTATCTCCGTATTGATGAGAAGATTAGCCAGAATGATACAAATCAGATAGAGAAACAAAATTTGGATAGGCAGCTTTTCTATCAGAACTCAACAGAAAAGATTGGTCAGACTATTGCCTTGCTAATCCTAGAACTAGGCCTTTTACCAAGTGAAATTGCAATGATAAAGGTAGCAGATTGTTCTTTAGCTTTTCAGAGTTTACGGATTTACCGTCAAGGTAATGTTCGTGTGCTACAATTGCCAAAAGTACTATTGCCTTTTTTAGAGTCTATTCTTGATAACGATGCTCTTTTCCTCTTTGACCATAAAGGTCAAGCTTTTTCACGTCAATGGTTTTTTACGCAATTAAAGGCTTTTTTAATCACTATTGGCTGTTCACATTTAAATGCTCAAGATCTGCGTCATCACTATATACTTAAAGAAAAAGCAGCTGGTAAGTCACTATTGGAATTGAGTCAACTTCTAGGATTGAAAAGTCCTATCACACTAGAAAAGTACTACAAAATGTAA
- the cbpB gene encoding cyclic-di-AMP-binding protein CbpB, with the protein MIAKEFEDFILQHLDSYLIPADDLAIFIDTHNSDHVMLLLVNNGFSRVPVLTKDRHFKGTISISDILSYQVKKQLTDWELNQTDIGEMVNTKIESIRNTASLTLIMHKLVDYPFLPVVNDQDIFVGIITRKSILKALNSLLHDFTDNFRISKKDD; encoded by the coding sequence ATGATCGCAAAAGAATTTGAAGATTTTATTTTACAACATTTAGATAGTTATCTAATACCAGCAGATGATTTAGCCATTTTTATTGATACTCATAATTCTGATCATGTCATGCTATTATTGGTTAATAATGGCTTTTCCAGAGTTCCTGTTTTGACAAAAGATCGTCATTTTAAGGGTACAATTAGTATCTCAGATATTCTAAGTTATCAAGTTAAGAAACAACTAACAGATTGGGAGTTGAACCAGACTGATATTGGAGAAATGGTTAATACTAAAATTGAGTCAATCCGCAATACGGCTAGTTTGACACTGATTATGCATAAATTAGTTGATTATCCATTTTTACCAGTTGTTAATGATCAAGATATTTTTGTGGGTATTATTACGCGTAAGTCAATTCTTAAGGCTTTAAATAGCCTATTGCATGACTTTACAGATAATTTTAGGATTTCAAAAAAAGATGATTAA
- a CDS encoding metallophosphoesterase yields MASKTIIVMSDSHGDRDIIQAIKDKYIGQVDAIFHNGDSELKSSDSIWDGVHVVGGNCDYDIGYPDRLVTKLDSFTIAQTHGHLYNINFTWDKLDYFAQEADADLCLYGHLHRPAAWKLGKTLFVDPGSVSQPRGEVNEKLYARIELADDAIKVDYLTRDHSLYPSLTKEFKR; encoded by the coding sequence GTGGCAAGCAAAACAATTATAGTAATGAGTGATTCTCACGGAGATCGAGATATTATTCAAGCTATTAAAGACAAATATATTGGTCAAGTGGACGCCATTTTTCATAATGGAGATTCTGAATTGAAAAGTTCAGACTCTATTTGGGATGGGGTCCATGTGGTAGGTGGAAATTGTGATTATGATATAGGGTATCCAGATCGCTTAGTGACAAAGCTAGACTCCTTTACCATTGCTCAAACACATGGACACTTGTATAATATCAATTTCACTTGGGATAAACTTGACTATTTTGCACAAGAAGCTGATGCAGATCTATGTCTGTATGGACACTTGCATCGTCCAGCGGCTTGGAAACTTGGAAAAACCCTTTTTGTTGATCCTGGATCCGTGTCGCAACCTCGTGGAGAGGTTAATGAAAAGCTGTATGCTCGTATCGAATTGGCTGATGATGCCATCAAAGTTGATTATTTGACTCGAGATCATAGCCTTTACCCGTCACTGACTAAGGAATTTAAACGATGA
- a CDS encoding nucleoside-triphosphate diphosphatase: MSEKIYEYKDKDSWFIGKMTGHNMVSGWGVDQMMVKKIDDLLDGISTELDWENPKGYDVSVLRYQSPFSLLSFIVDMINQETKREIKVDRHAGAILLSEDEKLLAVYLPEGGVSMAVFFPDSRKGVGETILIATRNEGKTKEFRRLFADLGYRVENLNDYPDLPEVAETGVTFEENARLKAETISHLTGKMVLADDSGLKVAALGGLPGVWSARFSVPDATDDRNNAKLLHELAMVFDQKDRSAQFHSTLVVAAPDKESLVVEADWPGYIAFQPKGNHGFGYDPLFIVGETGRHAAELEAEEKNQLSHRGQAVRKLMEVFPSWQAKQL, translated from the coding sequence ATGAGTGAAAAAATTTACGAGTATAAAGACAAGGATAGCTGGTTTATCGGAAAAATGACTGGTCATAATATGGTCTCGGGTTGGGGAGTAGACCAGATGATGGTCAAAAAAATAGATGATCTTTTAGATGGTATATCTACCGAGCTAGACTGGGAAAATCCTAAGGGCTATGATGTTTCAGTGCTTCGCTACCAATCTCCTTTTTCACTCCTTTCTTTTATTGTTGATATGATCAATCAAGAAACGAAGCGCGAAATCAAGGTGGACCGCCATGCAGGAGCTATCTTATTAAGTGAGGATGAAAAGTTACTTGCTGTCTATCTCCCAGAAGGTGGTGTATCAATGGCTGTCTTTTTCCCTGATAGCAGAAAAGGAGTTGGCGAAACAATCTTGATTGCTACACGAAATGAGGGAAAAACCAAAGAATTCCGTCGTTTGTTTGCTGATCTCGGTTATCGTGTAGAAAATCTTAACGATTATCCCGATTTGCCAGAGGTCGCGGAAACTGGTGTAACCTTTGAAGAAAATGCTCGCTTGAAAGCAGAAACTATTTCACACCTAACAGGAAAAATGGTCTTGGCAGATGACTCGGGGTTGAAAGTGGCTGCCTTGGGGGGACTTCCAGGTGTTTGGTCAGCTCGTTTTTCAGTACCTGATGCCACAGATGACCGTAATAATGCTAAATTATTGCATGAATTAGCTATGGTTTTTGATCAAAAAGATCGTTCAGCGCAATTTCATTCAACCTTGGTAGTAGCTGCACCGGATAAAGAAAGTCTTGTTGTTGAGGCAGATTGGCCTGGTTATATTGCCTTTCAACCAAAAGGTAATCATGGTTTTGGCTATGATCCTCTCTTTATTGTCGGTGAGACCGGTCGTCATGCAGCTGAACTAGAAGCTGAAGAAAAGAATCAATTATCGCATAGAGGTCAAGCTGTTCGAAAATTAATGGAGGTCTTTCCATCGTGGCAAGCAAAACAATTATAG